TTGATTTTGATCAGCAGTTTTCGATAAAGCGGAGAACTTTTGAATTcagcgaggaagaagaagaagaggagtagaTTGGTTGTACAGGTCGAAATCCTTCATCCAGAACTCCCTCCCTCATGCCAAAGAAGAGAAAGGCTGCCAAGCGTAAGAAGACGGCCGTCGCCATCGCCGATCTTCCTGCTAAAGGTTAGttattcttcctcctcttctttctcctccGTTCTAATGGTTGTTTTTCCATTTGAACTCTTTTTGGTCCGTGCCTGTGAATCTTCAGATAATGGTAATCACGACGGCAGGGTGGCGCCTCTACCTGAGGAGATCAAGGAGCATGACGGTGCATCTACCGCATCTTCTTCCTCCGTGTCTTCTTCGTCCCCTCGAGAGCATCATTGTTCTCGACCTGCTGAAGAGTTCTCGCAATCTGAACCCGTTGCCTGTGATGGCTCAACGGAAGGAGCGGTCTTGGTCCAGAACAATATAGAAGAGGAGTCTTCTATCGTTGTGAAGAAAGCAACATTTAGTTCTACCACAGAGTCATTTCCTAAATCGAAGGATTCCATTGTCGAAGCTACTAAATATCAGAAGGAACATGAGGAATTTGTTGACGAATCTGCTGTTCCGGTTGAAAAGATTATTGTTTTGGCTGAAGAGAAGAGGCAAGTTGATGAGATTGCTTTGGCTGAAGGCCAAGTGAAAGTAGTGCTGCTTCCTGATGCAGATGAGACTGCCAAACAACTCAATGAGCATCATGGAGACCACTGTTGTGGTGGCAGAGATGAGACTCTGCCAACACCAGCGGTAGTTGCTCTGCCTCCTCCGGTCATCGTCGTTAGTCGTACATCATGGTGGAGTTGCTGTGGCTTGCTCGATGTCTTTGCAGGTTCTGGGGGATCAAACGAGTTAAGTGCTTAGTTGGAAGATATTCTACCTTCTCAGTAGAATGTCAACTTTTGAAGAATTAGTCTTGTGTCAGGTAGATCTTATCTCTGTTTGGTTATTCAGCTACGGCCATTTGTTCTTGTCTAGGATGAACTGAATATTGACAAGTGCCCAAAATTATCAGCTTCTGGTCTGATTCAAGCCATTCTCCATCACTATTCACTAGTCTATGCATTACATTTTTGTAGCAAATACATTAGCTGATAAATGAGGGGCAATGATGAAAGATTAGGATGTCTGGATACTATAATCTATGACTAATTTTTAGCACATTTGTTTGACTTGAGAGCAAATAGATATGATAGTTATGATATGGCTTAAGGTTATTTTGTTCTCATAGAAAACCGAATATAGCAATAGAAATAGTTCATCAACATATGTATGACTTAGGTATGTCGTAGGATGGATGATTTAAATGTTTCATTTAAAGTTCACCAGTTGAATGAAGCTTGctgaaaaaaataacaaaactaTTCGGTGTTGACATCCATTTTGAAACTACTTGTTGTTTAATTTATGCATCAGTTATAATATGATTTATCTTCCTTTTCTGGTTAAAATTAAGCAAATCTTCTGTACAATAATTGAAGTTAGCTTCAGAATATGATTTGCTAATAATAATTAACAAATTTTTTATTAACAATTATAAATTTTGTATGAAGGATAATACAGGATAAGTGCTTCAGATATAAGACACTGATTATACTTAACAAATTGTATGGTGCTAACTGTAGAAAAAATAGTTGTCTGCGAGGGCTAGCTCTTCAAAGACAAATTCATGATTGAATCATAAAGGATCATAGCTTAAAGGTTTTTTCCATTGGTGGACTCTTCATCTACCCTTTCCCACTCTGGGTTGACGTCCAAAAATCTCTACTTATCATTCATCATAACTATTCCTTTTAAGATTATTCTAAAACATCTAGTTGTTTTTTTGCAGCTTGGCTGTATAGTTGTATCTAATACATTGCATTCTTGGTGATGCAGAACTTGATTGCTTGGTTTGAGATAGCAAAATAATGAATGGGTCCAATGCTTTCGAAATCCCGATGAGTATTTGCTACCAGTCCCTGGgttttatgcaactcttgttgaATTTCTTGTTTCGACGGTTTCGTACTCTTAAGCTCTGCGTTTGTTGTTCTAATTAACCAATTTGGATGTGTATAATCTTCGGCTTCATTAATCT
This genomic stretch from Zingiber officinale cultivar Zhangliang chromosome 7A, Zo_v1.1, whole genome shotgun sequence harbors:
- the LOC122000412 gene encoding uncharacterized protein LOC122000412, yielding MPKKRKAAKRKKTAVAIADLPAKDNGNHDGRVAPLPEEIKEHDGASTASSSSVSSSSPREHHCSRPAEEFSQSEPVACDGSTEGAVLVQNNIEEESSIVVKKATFSSTTESFPKSKDSIVEATKYQKEHEEFVDESAVPVEKIIVLAEEKRQVDEIALAEGQVKVVLLPDADETAKQLNEHHGDHCCGGRDETLPTPAVVALPPPVIVVSRTSWWSCCGLLDVFAGSGGSNELSA